Proteins encoded in a region of the Prunus persica cultivar Lovell chromosome G4, Prunus_persica_NCBIv2, whole genome shotgun sequence genome:
- the LOC18780066 gene encoding sulfite reductase [ferredoxin], chloroplastic has protein sequence MTTTTPVGAANSAVLGEPKAQIARYHGLRSANSIGLTRSRRAPISSASSSLIRAVATPAKPQTATETKRSKVEIFKEQSNYIRYPLNEEILTDAPNINEAATQLIKFHGSYQQYNRDERGGRSYSFMLRTKNPCGKVSNQLYLTMDDLADQFGIGTLRLTTRQTFQLHGVLKKDLKTVMSSIINSMGSTLGACGDLNRNVLAPPAPIQRKDYLFAQQTAENIAALLTPQSGFYYDVWVDGEKFLTAEPPEVTKARNDNSHGTNFTDSPEPIYGTQFLPRKFKIAVTVPTDNSVDILTNDIGVVVVTNDEGEPQGFNIYVGGGMGRTHRLETTFPRLAEPLGYVPKEDILYAIKAIVVTQRENGRRDDRKYSRMKYLISSWGIEKFRSVVEQYYGKKFEQFRELPEWEFKSHLGWNKQGDGSYYCGLHVDNGRIGGVMKKALREVIEKYNLSIRLTPNQNIILCDIRTAWKRPITTILAKAGLLHPRFVDPLNLTAMACPAFPLCPLAITEAERGIPDILKRVRAVFEKVGLKYNESVVIRVTGCPNGCARPYMAELGLVGDGPNSYQIWLGGTPNQTSIARSFMNKVKVQDLEKVLEPLFYYWRRKRQSKESFGGYTNRMGFEKLQELVDKWEGPEVAPARYNLKLFADKETYEAVDELAKLQDKTAHQLAMEVIRNFVGSQQNGKSE, from the exons atgacgacgacgacgccGGTCGGAGCTGCGAACTCGGCGGTGCTGGGGGAGCCCAAGGCTCAGATTGCTAGGTATCATGGGCTGAGGTCAGCAAACTCGATTGGTCTCACAAGAAGCCGACGCGCCCCGATCTCGTCAGCTTCTTCTTCGCTCATTCGCGCCGTCGCCACG CCTGCAAAGCCTCAAACTGCAACTGAAACGAAGCGAAGTAAGGTTGAAATATTCAAAGAACAGAGCAATTACATAAGATACCCTCTTAACGAGGAGATTTTGACAGATGCCCCGAATATAAATGAGGCTGCTACACAACTCATCAAGTTCCATGGGAGCTATCAACAATACAACCGAGATGAACGTGGTGGAAGGTCCTACTCATTTATGCTTCGTACAAAGAACCCTTGTGGAAAAGTGTCAAACCAACTATACTTGACCATGGATGATCTTGCCGATCAGTTTGGAATTGGTACCCTTCGTTTGACCACAAGACAAACTTTTCAGCTCCATGGTGTTCTGAAAAAGGACCTTAAGACTGTAATGAGTAGCATCATTAATAGCATGGGTTCAACCCTTGGCGCCTGTGGTGATCTTAACAGAAATGTTCTTGCTCCTCCTGCTCCAATACAAAGAAAAGATTACCTTTTCGCACAGCAGACTGCAGAGAACATTGCAGCACTGCTGACTCCTCAGTCTGGTTTTTACTATGACGTATGGGTGGATGGAGAGAAGTTCTTGACAGCAGAACCTCCTGAAGTAACAAAGGCGCGCAATGATAATTCGCATGGAACAAACTTCACTGATTCACCCGAGCCCATTTATGGAACTCAGTTCTTACCCAGGAAGTTTAAAATTGCAGTTACAGTGCCAACAGACAACTCAGTGGATATTCTCACAAATGATATCGGTGTTGTGGTTGTTACTAATGATGAGGGGGAGCCTCAAGGGTTCAACATATAT GTTGGTGGTGGTATGGGAAGAACACATAGGTTGGAAACCACTTTTCCCCGTTTGGCTGAACCACTGGGTTATGTCCCCAAAGAGGATATCCTATATGCAATTAAGGCTATAGTTGTTACacaaagagaaaatgggagaaGAGATGATCGAAAGTATAGTAGAATGAAATATTTGATCAGCTCGTGGGGCATTGAAAAGTTCAGAAGTGTAGTTGAACAATATTATGGAAAGAAATTTGAGCAATTCCGCGAGTTGCCAGAGTGGGAATTCAAAAGTCACTTGGGGTGGAACAAGCAG GGTGATGGCAGTTATTATTGCGGGCTTCATGTCGATAATGGTCGTATTGGTGGAGTTATGAAGAAGGCCTTGAGAGAGGTTATAGAAAAGTATAATTTGAGCATAAGGCTCACACCAAACCAGAACATCATATTGTGTGATATTCGCACTGCATGGAAACGTCCCATCACCACAATTCTTGCAAAGGCCGGTCTGCTG CATCCTAGGTTCGTAGACCCCCTCAACCTAACTGCGATGGCATGCCCAGCCTTCCCACTGTGCCCACTGGCAATAACTGAAGCTGAACGGGGTATACCTGACATTCTTAAGCGGGTTCGAGCAGTATTTGAGAAG GTTGGTCTGAAATACAATGAATCTGTAGTTATAAGGGTGACTGGCTGCCCTAATGGATGTGCTAGGCCTTACATGGCTGAACTTGGACTAGTTGGTGATGGGCCCAATAGCTATCAG ATCTGGCTTGGAGGAACACCCAATCAAACCTCAATAGCAAGAAGCTTCATGAACAAGGTCAAGGTTCAAGACCTGGAAAAAGTTTTGGAacctttgttttattattggaGACGTAAACGACAATCTAAAGAGTCCTTCGGAGGCTACACAAACCGCATG GGATTTGAGAAACTTCAGGAGTTGGTTGACAAATGGGAAGGTCCAGAGGTGGCACCAGCTCGTTACAACTTGAAGCTTTTTGCTGATAAGGAGACATATGAAGCGGTGGATGAACTTGCAAAGCTGCAGGATAAGACTGCTCATCAGTTAGCCATGGAAGTCATTCGCAATTTTGTTGGTTCCCAGCAAAATGGGAAAAGCGAATGA
- the LOC18778518 gene encoding protein DETOXIFICATION 42: MTRFNKNPTLSVSGAEVSKLAWFHQKPTRADLVSFFFAHSRRRYENDSYSNGKKSKTSIYIFLKDCRFVFNLDKLGLEIASIALPAALALTADPIASLVDTAFIGQIGPVELAAVGVSIALFNQASRIAILPLLSVATSFVAEEDTIGTASPKANQSDYLETGLSINGETKQLIPKRGTDQNAYNSKPVGASFEIVTTNHRKRYIPSVSPAMVIGSILGLIQAIFLISAAKPLLNFMGVSFKWRQLLFSCATMENGSPRRRCANTKGVTQKA, translated from the exons ATGACAAGGTTTAACAAAAATCCTACTTTATCA GTATCAGGGGCTGAGGTCAGCAAACTCGCTTGGTTTCACCAGAAGCCGACACGCGCCGATCTCGTCAGCTTCTTCTTCGCTCATTCGCGCCGTCGCTACG AAAATGATTCATATTCCAATGGGAAGAAAAGCAAAACTTCTATCTACATTTTCTTGAAGGATTGCAG gtttgtttttaatttggacaAACTTGGATTAGAAATAGCGTCGATTGCATTGCCTGCAGCACTGGCTTTGACAGCCGATCCAATTGCTTCTCTAGTTGACACAGCATTCATTGGTCAAATAG GTCCAGTGGAGCTTGCTGCTGTAGGAGTTTCTATCGCTTTGTTCAATCAAGCATCAAGAATTGCAATATTACCTCTTCTTAGTGTCGCAACCTCTTTTGTTGCTGAAGAAGATACTATTGGAACTGCGAGTCCCAAGGCAAACCAGAGTGATTACCTGGAAACAGGTTTATCAATCAATGGTGAAACTAAACAGTTGATCCCAAAAAGGG GTACTGACCAGAATGCATACAACTCAAAACCAGTTGGTGCAAGCTTTGAAATAGTTACAACTAATCATCGAAAGAGGTACATCCCGTCTGTGTCACCAGCAATGGTAATTGGCAGCATCCTTGGCCTCATCCAAGCCATATTCCTCATATCAGCGGCAAAACCTCTATTGAACTTTATGGGGGTCAGTTTT aaatggagacaattgttattctcgtgtgctacaatggaaaatgggtcACCTCGAAGAAGATGTGCAAATACGAAGGGGGTGACTCAAAAGGCTTAA
- the LOC109948657 gene encoding T-complex protein 1 subunit gamma-like has translation MATRVFMVKQWLYEAAAIAFEAISRTLAQNCGVNMIRTMTALQGKHANGEKSWIGIDGNTGVITDVKEKKIWDAYNVKGQSFKTAIEAACLLLRIDDIVSGMKKKQPPGAKAPSKPQVETEGTP, from the exons ATGGCTACACGTGTTTTTATGGTAAAACAGTGGCTGTATGAAGCTGCTGCTATAGCTTTTGAGGCTATATCACGTACTTTGGCTCAGAATTGCGGGGTGAATATGATTAGAACAATGACGGCGCTGCAGGGAAAG cATGCAAATGGTGAAAAATCATGGATTGGCATTGATGGTAACACTGGTGTGATAACTGatgtgaaagagaaaaag ATATGGGATGCCTACAACGTGAAGGGCCAGAGTTTTAAAACGGCCATAGAAGCTGCTTGCCTACTTCTCAGAATCGATGACATTGTGAGtgggatgaagaagaagcagcctCCTGGTGCCAAAGCTCCTTCCAAGCCTCAAGTTGAGACAGAAGGGACGCCCTGA
- the LOC18780376 gene encoding photosystem II 5 kDa protein, chloroplastic — translation MASMTMAASFLTGSASTITKPSTARRSLIVAKASSAPEGEKGSLEMKKSSSSSSSGRRDLMFAAAAAAACSIAKAAMADEPKRGSKEAKEKYAPVCVTMPTARICRN, via the coding sequence ATGGCTTCCATGACCATGGCAGCCTCCTTCCTCACTGGCTCAGCCTCAACCATCACCAAACCTTCTACAGCTCGCAGGAGTCTCATTGTGGCCAAGGCCTCAAGTGCCCCAGAAGGAGAGAAGGGCAGCTTGGAAATGAAgaagagcagcagcagcagcagcagtggGAGGAGGGATCTGATGTTTGCTGCTGCAGCTGCGGCTGCATGCTCCATAGCCAAGGCTGCCATGGCCGATGAGCCAAAGCGTGGTTCAAAAGAAGCCAAGGAGAAGTATGCTCCTGTTTGTGTCACGATGCCTACTGCTCGTATCTGCCGCAACTGA